In Cedecea neteri, a single genomic region encodes these proteins:
- a CDS encoding CaiB/BaiF CoA transferase family protein produces the protein MSEALQPLKGVRVLDLSRVLAGPWCASLLNDLGADVIKIEMPGSGDDSRSFTPHIGGESSYFMQLNHGKKSVTLDLKAPEGLAILKQLVAQADVLVENFRPGVTKRLGIDYATLQEINPRLVYASISGFGQHGAMAHKAAYDHIVQAYGGIMQVTGWAEGEPTRVGDAIGDVVAGLYGSWAVLAALLQRGISGKGQHLDVSMLDTMVTMQMVSLTQWIGGQPSAGRLGNAHPISAPMDSYPAQDGHIVIAVANDKLFRQLCSAMNKPELASDPLYLTDPLRLANQRPLREEIERWLADKTVNDAQAILDHAGVPASAVLRLDQILTSDYAKERELVKQVTHPTAGTISIVPQPVKMSAMQAEPALVPPALGEHTASVLRELLAIDEATLAQLKAQGVI, from the coding sequence ATGAGTGAAGCTTTACAGCCGCTGAAAGGCGTCAGAGTGCTTGATTTATCCCGCGTGCTGGCCGGACCGTGGTGCGCCTCGCTGCTGAACGATCTCGGGGCGGACGTCATCAAGATTGAGATGCCGGGCAGCGGGGATGACTCGCGCAGTTTCACTCCGCATATCGGCGGGGAAAGCAGCTACTTCATGCAGCTTAACCATGGCAAGAAAAGCGTTACCCTGGATTTAAAGGCTCCGGAGGGGCTAGCTATTCTTAAGCAACTGGTGGCGCAGGCCGACGTGCTGGTGGAGAACTTCCGTCCGGGCGTAACCAAACGCCTCGGCATCGACTATGCGACGCTGCAGGAAATCAACCCGAGGCTGGTTTACGCCAGTATTTCCGGGTTTGGGCAGCACGGGGCGATGGCGCACAAAGCCGCCTACGACCATATCGTGCAGGCCTACGGCGGCATCATGCAGGTCACCGGCTGGGCAGAAGGGGAGCCAACCCGCGTCGGCGATGCCATTGGGGACGTTGTGGCCGGGCTGTACGGCAGCTGGGCGGTGCTCGCGGCACTGCTGCAGCGCGGGATCAGCGGCAAAGGGCAGCATCTTGATGTCTCAATGCTCGACACCATGGTGACGATGCAAATGGTTTCCCTGACTCAATGGATCGGCGGGCAGCCTTCCGCCGGGCGGCTGGGCAACGCGCACCCCATCAGCGCGCCGATGGACAGCTATCCGGCGCAGGATGGCCACATCGTCATTGCTGTCGCCAACGATAAGCTTTTCCGCCAGCTTTGCTCGGCGATGAATAAGCCCGAACTGGCAAGCGATCCGCTGTATCTCACCGACCCGCTGCGCCTGGCGAACCAGCGGCCCTTGCGGGAAGAAATTGAACGCTGGCTGGCGGATAAAACGGTGAACGATGCTCAGGCCATTCTGGACCACGCGGGCGTCCCGGCTTCAGCCGTGCTGCGTCTCGACCAGATTCTGACCAGCGACTATGCGAAAGAACGCGAACTCGTGAAGCAGGTGACGCACCCGACGGCAGGCACCATCTCTATTGTTCCGCAGCCGGTGAAAATGAGCGCCATGCAAGCCGAGCCTGCGCTGGTGCCGCCTGCGCTGGGTGAGCATACGGCCAGCGTGCTGCGAGAATTACTGGCTATCGACGAGGCAACGCTGGCGCAGCTCAAGGCGCAGGGCGTCATTTAA
- a CDS encoding ABC transporter substrate-binding protein, translated as MNMKKRCLTLLSAAMLSVVSSAWAADAGQKVIIGSADFPENQLLATIYAGALEAQNIPVEKKLNIGSREVYIPALLDGSINVIPEYSGALLSYLDANNKAHSSDEVATALAAKLPAKVKMLNTSVAQNSDVIAVTKKTADKYNLKTIEDLKPHAAELILGGPAEWKTRHEGVPGLKEVYGLNFKSFKVLDVAGPLTLTALKNNQIQAADLTSTTPEIQKDHLVALADPKNLFAAQNIVPIVATTTLNPTIEGTLNKVSAQLTTADLIAMNGQLAEFASIDDVAHQWLVKHGLSK; from the coding sequence GCGTGGGCGGCAGATGCGGGGCAGAAGGTGATTATTGGCTCGGCTGATTTTCCGGAAAACCAGCTGCTGGCGACGATTTACGCCGGTGCGCTGGAAGCGCAGAACATCCCGGTGGAGAAGAAGCTCAACATCGGCAGCCGTGAGGTTTACATTCCGGCCCTGCTGGACGGATCCATTAACGTTATCCCGGAGTACAGCGGCGCGCTGCTGAGCTACCTGGATGCCAATAATAAAGCGCACAGCTCCGACGAAGTGGCGACCGCGCTGGCGGCGAAGCTGCCGGCCAAAGTGAAAATGCTGAATACCTCCGTGGCGCAAAACAGCGACGTTATCGCCGTTACCAAAAAAACGGCGGATAAGTACAACCTCAAAACCATTGAAGACCTGAAGCCTCATGCGGCAGAGCTTATTCTGGGCGGCCCGGCTGAATGGAAAACGCGTCACGAAGGCGTGCCGGGGCTGAAAGAAGTGTATGGCCTGAACTTCAAGAGCTTCAAAGTACTGGATGTCGCGGGCCCGCTGACGCTGACCGCGCTGAAAAATAACCAAATTCAGGCGGCGGATTTAACCTCCACCACGCCGGAAATTCAGAAAGACCATCTGGTGGCGCTGGCCGATCCGAAAAACCTGTTTGCGGCGCAAAACATCGTCCCGATTGTGGCCACTACTACGTTGAATCCGACCATTGAGGGCACGTTGAACAAAGTTTCGGCCCAGTTAACCACCGCAGACCTGATCGCCATGAACGGGCAGCTTGCGGAATTTGCCAGCATTGATGACGTTGCGCATCAGTGGCTGGTTAAACATGGTCTGAGCAAGTAA
- a CDS encoding HAL/PAL/TAL family ammonia-lyase, producing the protein MTRQTGSTARSHETVTLGRAQTTIDELVRIADGAPVELAPEALANMDHVSGYIRRAIDEGQVIYGLTTGVGDLVTERLSADQIASVQLNMLRSHACGMGPDLSVREVRAMMAVMLKSLLQGYSGVSAELAKRMAEMLNRQVTPWSPASGSVGYLIATAHIGLSLFGEGQCWYQGELLPSAEVLAKAGIAPRVPGPREGHALISGTYEITGLACLAVHDFERLLPVADMAGGMCLEALKGNTRGYDARLHALRPHDGQQKTAAILRRLLSGSEIFARYRDHRVQDALSLRCIPQIHGAVRDQLAHCRQIVTIELNSMTDNPVFLIEEDALVILPGGNGHGAPLALALDSLAVAIAQVSTASQARSDRITNVHLSGLPAFLVGRSGANSGMMIPPYVAAALAGDNRSLAAPSSVHTVTTCAGQEDHISMGVSSARKAMLAVSNAVDIVAIELLCASQALEFHRPLRASVGAELTLGMVRARVPFRETDTALYPDMHAVRDLIAEGELSQRLLALAEESEHE; encoded by the coding sequence ATGACAAGACAAACTGGCTCCACCGCGCGTTCCCATGAAACCGTTACCTTAGGCAGGGCGCAAACCACGATTGACGAGCTGGTGCGCATTGCCGACGGGGCGCCGGTCGAACTGGCCCCTGAGGCGCTGGCGAATATGGACCACGTTAGCGGGTATATTCGACGGGCAATAGATGAGGGGCAGGTGATCTACGGCCTGACCACCGGGGTAGGTGACCTGGTCACGGAGCGCCTTTCTGCCGACCAGATCGCCAGCGTGCAGCTCAATATGCTGCGCAGCCACGCCTGCGGGATGGGGCCAGATTTGTCGGTGCGTGAAGTGCGCGCCATGATGGCGGTGATGCTGAAGTCCCTGCTGCAGGGCTACAGCGGCGTCAGCGCTGAGCTGGCGAAGCGCATGGCCGAAATGCTTAACCGGCAGGTGACACCGTGGTCACCGGCCAGCGGCTCGGTCGGCTATTTAATTGCGACGGCGCATATCGGGCTGTCTCTGTTTGGCGAAGGGCAGTGCTGGTATCAGGGCGAGCTTCTGCCGTCTGCTGAGGTTTTGGCAAAAGCGGGGATCGCTCCCCGAGTGCCTGGCCCGCGCGAAGGCCATGCGCTGATCAGCGGCACCTACGAAATCACTGGCCTGGCGTGCCTTGCCGTGCATGATTTTGAGCGGCTGCTGCCGGTGGCGGACATGGCCGGCGGCATGTGCCTGGAAGCATTAAAGGGCAATACCCGGGGCTATGACGCCCGGCTGCATGCCCTCCGTCCGCATGACGGGCAGCAGAAAACCGCCGCGATTCTTCGCCGTCTGCTGAGCGGCAGCGAGATCTTTGCCCGTTACCGCGACCATCGGGTGCAGGATGCACTCAGCCTGCGCTGTATTCCGCAAATTCACGGCGCGGTGCGCGACCAGCTCGCCCATTGCCGCCAGATTGTGACTATCGAACTCAACTCGATGACCGATAACCCGGTCTTTCTCATCGAAGAAGACGCGCTGGTTATTCTGCCCGGCGGCAACGGGCACGGTGCCCCGCTGGCGCTGGCGCTGGATTCTCTGGCTGTCGCCATTGCCCAGGTCAGCACGGCGTCTCAGGCACGCTCGGATCGTATTACCAACGTGCATCTTAGCGGTCTGCCTGCGTTCCTGGTCGGCAGAAGCGGCGCGAACTCCGGGATGATGATCCCGCCTTACGTGGCCGCCGCGCTGGCGGGGGATAACCGCAGCCTGGCCGCGCCGTCGAGCGTGCACACCGTCACCACCTGTGCCGGGCAGGAAGACCATATCAGCATGGGCGTCTCTTCGGCGCGCAAAGCCATGCTGGCGGTGAGCAACGCGGTGGATATCGTTGCCATCGAACTGCTGTGCGCCAGCCAGGCGCTGGAGTTTCACCGCCCGCTTCGCGCCTCGGTTGGCGCGGAGTTAACGCTGGGCATGGTGCGCGCCCGCGTGCCGTTCCGTGAGACCGACACGGCGCTTTATCCGGATATGCATGCCGTGCGCGATTTGATTGCTGAAGGTGAGCTGAGCCAGCGGCTGCTCGCCCTGGCTGAGGAGTCCGAACATGAGTGA